A window of Pseudophryne corroboree isolate aPseCor3 chromosome 12, aPseCor3.hap2, whole genome shotgun sequence contains these coding sequences:
- the LOC134980217 gene encoding uncharacterized protein LOC134980217, translating to MNSLYCWFIILLFCLQSRMLSNVSNEEIIHVSATVGGNVTLPVRGLQGFTDIDWMRVGGNNFATTTPDGNVDIREDDYIGRLYGSNDGSLTITNLTAGLYTANIQLSDGKYIYRTYNVSISGKLPDNEIVTHDETSATDPCSVSCRIDGANMTLTCGINSTHDIDGLYDPNICTCITPNANCSRCILEKSCSTGGNTDSTSSLALICSPVAVVVVVLLVISVLYCIRYRVKRYEKHDPCLGTLSTLLSQRSVDQEKPLEADPLQNESSHTVKKLPSKMTTASWLHRLAKTHRTSITT from the exons ATGAACAGTCTTTACTGCTGGTTTATAATCCTCCTCTTTTGTCTTCAAAGCC GTATGTTATCCAATGTATCCAATGAAGAGATCATACATGTATCTGCCACAGTGGGAGGGAATGTGACGCTGCCAGTCAGAGGATTACAAGGATTTACAGACATAGACTGGATGAGAGTTGGCGGGAATAACTTTGCTACAACAACACCGGATGGGAATGTAGATATTCGGGAAGATGATTATATAGGAAGACTGTACGGTTCTAATGATGGTTCTCTAACCATAACTAATTTAACAGCGGGACTCTACACCGCGAATATACAGCTATCTGATGGGAAATACATTTATAGAACGTATAATGTCAGCATTTCAG GCAAGCTACCGGATAATGAGATTGTGACTCATGACGAAACCTCTGCTACAGATCCCTGCAGCGTGTCCTGTAGAATAGATGGGGCCAATATGACTCTCACCTGCGGCATAAATAGCACACATGATATAGATGGGCTGTATGACCCCAATATCTGCACCTGTATTACACCAAATGCAAACTGCAGCCGCTGTATCCTGGAGAAATCCTGCAGTACAG GTGGGAATACAGACTCTACATCTTCTCTGGCTCTGATTTGTTCACCTgtggcagtggtggtggtggtgctgttagtAATATCAGTGCTGTACTGCATACGGTATAGG GTAAAACGTTATGAAAAACATGACCCGTGCCTGGGAACTCTAAGCACCCTCCTGAGCCAGAGAAGCGTTGACCAGGAAAAGCCACTGGAAGCTGATCCACTGCAGAATGAAAGCTCACATACA